From one Candoia aspera isolate rCanAsp1 chromosome 17, rCanAsp1.hap2, whole genome shotgun sequence genomic stretch:
- the SYT11 gene encoding synaptotagmin-11, giving the protein MAEIASVRPSFDVSPIVAGLIGATVLVVSVSVTVFVWTCCHQQLEKKQKAPPYKFIHMLKGISIYPETLSNKKKIMRIRRDKKGVAQKDGNGHLLVDAAEAGLVGSDKASNGLNTTSCINQLPIKVEYGEELSPNQSLTPAGSKTSSLSSPEEEITLGTLTFSVDYNFLKKALVVTIQEAHGLPVMDEHNQGSDPYIKMTILPDKRHRVKTRVLRKTLDPVFDETFTFYGIPYSQLQDLVLHFLVLSFDRFSRDDVIGEVMVPLAGVDPSTGKVHLTREIIKRNIQKCVSRGELQVSLSYQPVTQRMTVMVLKARQLPKMDITGLSDPYIKVNIYYGRKRIAKKKTHVKKCTLNPIFNESFVYDIPVDLLPDVSIEFLVIDFDRTTKNEVVGRLILGAHSVTAGGVEHWREVRESPRKQIAKWHSLSEY; this is encoded by the exons ATGGCCGAGATCGCCAGCGTCCGCCCCAGCTTCG ATGTCTCCCCCATTGTGGCTGGTCTCATTGGTGCCACGGTCCTGGTGGTGTCGGTCTCCGTGACGGTGTTCGTGTGGACCTGTTGCCACCAGCAGTTGGAGAAGAAGCAGAAGGCCCCTCCTTACAAGTTCATCCACATGCTGAAAGGTATCAGCATCTACCCAGAGACGCTGagtaacaagaaaaaaatcatgcGGATCCGGCGAGACAAGAAGGGTGTGGCCCAGAAGGACGGGAACGGTCACCTTCTGGTGGATGCGGCTGAAGCCGGGTTGGTGGGCTCTGACAAAGCCTCCAACGGCCTAAACACAACTTCATGCATCAACCAGCTGCCCATCAAAGTAGAATATGGAGAAGAGCTGAGTCCCAATCAAAGCTTGACCCCAGCAGGCAGCAAGACTTCCTCGCTGTCCTCTCCAGAAGAGGAGATCACGCTAGGAACATTGACCTTCTCTGTGGATTACAACTTCCTCAAAAAAGCTCTCGTGGTGACTATCCAAGAAGCCCACGGGTTGCCGGTGATGGACGAGCACAATCAGGGGTCGGATCCCTACATCAAGATGACCATCCTGCCGGACAAGAGGCACCGAGTGAAGACGCGTGTTCTCCGGAAGACCTTGGACCCCGTCTTCGATGAGACCTTCACCTTTTACGGCATCCCGTACAGCCAGCTTCAAGATCTGGTCCTTCACTTCCTCGTGCTAAGCTTCGACCGCTTTTCTCGAGATGATGTCATCGGAGAGGTGATGGTGCCGCTCGCAGGGGTGGACCCGAGCACCGGGAAAGTCCATCTAACCAGAGAGATCATCAAGAGGAACATACAG AAATGTGTCAGCAGAGGGGAGCTACAGGTGTCCTTGTCCTATCAGCCTGTCACTCAGAGGATGACCGTCATGGTGCTGAAGGCAAGGCAGCTGCCCAAGATGGACATCACTGGCCTCTCAG atCCCTACATCAAGGTGAACATCTACTACGGCAGGAAGCGCATTGCCAAAAAGAAAACCCACGTGAAGAAATGCACTTTGAACCCCATCTTCAACGAGTCGTTCGTTTACGACATCCCCGTGGATCTCCTCCCCGACGTCAGCATTGAGTTCCTGGTCATCGACTTTGACCGCACCACGAAAAATGAGGTGGTGGGGCGGCTGATCCTGGGGGCGCACAGTGTCACAGCGGGCGGAGTGGAACACTGGCGGGAGGTGCGCGAGAGCCCCAGGAAGCAGATCGCAAAGTGGCACAGCTTGAGTGAATATTAG